A genomic window from Anolis carolinensis isolate JA03-04 unplaced genomic scaffold, rAnoCar3.1.pri scaffold_13, whole genome shotgun sequence includes:
- the LOC100560293 gene encoding noggin-2, which translates to MKAPQALLLYSSLAVLWPRGCCGQPYLRLRPSPSDNLPVKDIIEHPDPEYDPKEQDLDERTLRKKLGSGFDPHFMSVSVPAQGNLSGSDPPHRPFKGTGPLPNELKKLDLGETPYGARLRMGKKARRKFLQWLWAYTYCPVVYTWKDLGPRFWPRFIKEGNCFSERSCSFPEGMYCKPVKSVTKTFLRWYCQGWSRQKYCTWIPVQYPVISECKCAC; encoded by the coding sequence ATGAAGGCCCCCCAGGCCCTGCTGCTCTACTCCTCGCTGGCGGTGCTGTGGCCCCGGGGCTGCTGTGGCCAGCCCTACCTCCGCCTGCGCCCGTCCCCCAGCGACAACCTGCCCGTCAAGGACATCATTGAGCACCCGGACCCGGAGTATGACCCCAAGGAGCAGGACCTGGACGAGAGGACTTTGAGGAAGAAGCTGGGCAGCGGCTTCGACCCCCACTTCATGTCGGTCTCGGTCCCGGCCCAGGGGAACCTCTCGGGCTCGGACCCGCCCCACCGGCCCTTCAAGGGGACCGGGCCCTTGCCCAACGAGCTCAAGAAGCTGGACCTCGGGGAGACGCCCTACGGGGCGCGGCTGCGGATGGGCAAGAAGGCCCGGCGGAAGTTCCTGCAGTGGCTGTGGGCGTACACGTACTGCCCGGTGGTCTACACCTGGAAGGACCTGGGGCCCCGCTTCTGGCCCCGCTTCATCAAGGAAGGGAACTGCTTCTCGGAGCGGTCCTGCTCCTTCCCAGAGGGCATGTACTGCAAGCCGGTCAAGTCCGTGACCAAGACCTTCCTGAGGTGGTACTGCCAAGGGTGGTCCCGGCAAAAGTACTGCACTTGGATCCCGGTCCAGTACCCGGTGATCTCGGAGTGCAAGTGCGCCTGCTAG